A single window of Drosophila suzukii chromosome 3, CBGP_Dsuzu_IsoJpt1.0, whole genome shotgun sequence DNA harbors:
- the LOC139352780 gene encoding uncharacterized protein produces MGVLYLEALKAYRILGYLMNIVLSYFGKRVFLLDTSVGPVEHRVQRCTEPHSTREHLSLNCKSLVDRSDCCLRCGEQGHKAAKCSKEPSCFICSAAGKKETRHQAGSRFCSATTSGTGRPRPTWLIQLNLNHCRAAQDLLKQTVRELGSKVAILSEPYRVESTNDWVTDRTGKAALWLCGVGAPLMRDMRAAEGFVRANVGGTWIYSCFLAPSLSLTSFSRILEELISDLRGRSHVVIGGDFNAWAEEWGSLYTNARGRAILEAIASLDIVLLNEGSQHTFNRAGAGSIIDLSFASSSLSRSTRWRIGEVFTASDHEAILRTVGGPLCTQTGDSGQQEGKLPQALRRAENDPRGRAYKTVVKRVSAGNRSPSDPAVLEGIVQVLFPEGRRHCIPRWTRQIGSPICPVTETEILSVARNLKNRKAPGPDLVPNSAVLSVHPGAVASLYNTCLLEGTFPDRWKRQKLLLLPKPGKPAGEASSYRPICLLDTIGKVFERVIATRLNAAMEDASGLSSNQYGFRKGKSTLDAIERVTNIGREFLTTLVLETSVGPRTYEVTAGVPQGSVQGPLLWNTMYDGVLKLPLPSSTNIVGFADDVALVVVAKEVAAVEAAANCANRAVEEWLAVTYLELASHKTEAVLISSRKAVESAHIQIGGTTIPPLRAIRYLGVMLDTRLSYREHLEFVNKKASDTTGSLCRILLNTRGPKQDRHSFRIWEFLGRNYYGHVIREPMSRAPSCIVILRIPSYMAFHNKGPRTDPWGAPPVNLWVDCPESVSYRSRAPSK; encoded by the exons ATGGGCGTGCTTTATCTGGAGGCTCTGAAAGCGTATCGTATCCTTGGATACCTGATGAATATTGTGCTCAGCTACTTTGGCAAAAGAGTTTTTCTTCTGGACACCTCAGTGGGACCAGTGGAACACCGTGTACAAAGGTGTACTGAACCTCACTCTACCAGAGAACACCTGAGTC TTAACTGCAAGAGCTTAGTGGATAGGAGCGATTGCTGCCTAAGATGTGGTGAACAAGGGCACAAGGCAGCTAAGTGCAGCAAGGAGCCTTCATGCTTCATCTGCTCTGCGGCAGGAAAGAAGGAGACCAGGCACCAGGCAGGAAGCAGATTCTGTTCAGCCACAACCAGCGGGACAGGGAGACCTCGACCGACATGGTTGATCCAGCTAAACCTGAACCACTGCAGGGCCGCGCAGGACCTCCTGAAGCAGACGGTGCGCGAACTGGGTTCAAAGGTGGCGATACTCAGTGAGCCTTACAGAGTGGAGAGCACTAACGATTGGGTCACGGATCGCACAGGCAAAGCGGCACTGTGGCTCTGCGGAGTGGGTGCACCACTCATGCGGGACATGAGGGCAGCAGAGGGGTTTGTCCGAGCGAACGTAGGCGGCACATGGATCTACAGCTGCTTCCTGGCCCCCAGTCTATCACTGACGTCCTTTAGCAGGATCCTGGAGGAGCTGATCAGCGACCTGAGAGGAAGGAGCCACGTGGTGATCGGAGGCGACTTTAACGCCTGGGCCGAGGAATGGGGCTCCCTCTATACCAACGCCAGGGGGCGCGCCATCCTTGAAGCTATTGCGTCGCTGGACATCGTCCTGTTGAACGAGGGCTCCCAGCACACCTTCAACAGAGCTGGGGCCGGTTCAATCATAGACCTATCGTTCGCGAGCAGCTCCTTATCCCGTAGCACACGCTGGAGGATAGGCGAGGTGTTCACGGCCAGCGACCATGAGGCCATCCTGCGGACAGTTGGCGGTCCACTGT GCACTCAAACTGGCGATTCGGGACAGCAAGAGGGAAAGCTACCTCAAGCTCTGCGGCGAGCTGAAAACGACCCACGGGGAAGAGCCTACAAGACGGTGGTCAAGCGTGTGAGTGCCGGCAATAGGTCGCCTAGTGACCCGGCGGTCCTGGAAGGTATTGTCCAAGTGCTGTTTCCAGAGGGTCGCCGCCATTGCATCCCCCGATGGACGCGACAAATTGGGAGCCCGATATGTCCGGTCACGGAGACGGAAATATTATCTGTGGCAAGGAACTTGAAGAACAGGAAGGCACCTGGGCCGGATTTGGTCCCGAACAGTGCAGTGCTATCTGTCCATCCGGGCGCGGTAGCATCGCTTTACAACACGTGCCTGCTGGAAGGGACCTTCCCCGACAGGTGGAAGCGCCAAAAACTTCTGCTTCTGCCAAAGCCAGGGAAACCAGCGGGCGAAGCCTCTTCCTATAGACCCATCTGCCTGCTGGACACTATAGGCAAGGTCTTCGAAAGGGTCATTGCAACAAGGCTTAACGCTGCTATGGAGGATGCCAGTGGACTCTCTTCCAACCAGTACGGTTTCCGGAAAGGGAAATCTACACTGGACGCGATAGAGAGGGTCACCAACATTGGAAGG GAGTTTCTCACAACACTGGTCCTAGAAACCTCTGTGGGCCCCAGGACTTACGAGGTGACAGCCGGTGTTCCCCAGGGCTCGGTACAGGGCCCTCTGCTTTGGAACACAATGTATGACGGAGTTCTTAAGCTCCCACTGCCGAGCAGCACCAACATTGTTGGCTTTGCAGATGATGTCGCGCtggttgtggtggccaaggaAGTTGCGGCCGTGGAGGCAGCTGCAAACTGCGCAAATCGAGCAGTGGAGGAGTGGCTCGCAGTGACGTACCTAGAGCTGGCCTCACACAAAACTGAAGCGGTGCTGATttcaagcaggaaagcagtggAGTCGGCGCATATCCAGATCGGAGGGACAACGATACCACCTCTGCGTGCCATAAGGTACCTGGGAGTCATGCTGGACACCCGCCTCTCTTACCGCGAACACCTAGAGTTCGTAAACAAGAAGGCAAGCGACACCACAGGATCCCTCTGCAGGATCCTGCTGAATACCAGGGGACCGAAGCAGGACAGAC ATTCTTTCCGCATCTGGGAGTTTCTTGGCCGTAACTACTAtggccacgtcatccgcgaaCCAATGAGTCGTGCCCCTTCGTGCATCGTGATCCTAAGGATCCCATCGTACATGGCATTCCATAACAAAGGGCCTAGGACTGATCCTTGGGGAGCTCCCCCGGTGAACCTGTGGGTCGATTGCCCGGAATCAGTTTCGTACAGGAGCAGGGCGCCTTCAAAGTAG